The Astyanax mexicanus isolate ESR-SI-001 chromosome 14, AstMex3_surface, whole genome shotgun sequence genome window below encodes:
- the LOC103041814 gene encoding B2 bradykinin receptor-like: MILNTTAGPSLELSDRELLECNHTEAWDWVYSIQPAYMSVICFLGVFSNAFVLSVFCIQRGHCSVADIYLGNLAAADLLMVSCLPFWVITVIHKFNWSFGEPMCQLVSLVIGMNYYCSVLFLTLVSLDRYLVLVRPMSMGRRRGAKQAKAICVVIWLAGFFLSLPALLFRSVRFFPELEAEACYLEYPHDGWRVRYNMTVNVVGFLVPVPLVCYCSYHIITALGDKQVRRCSSVSTERKAAVLVLAVLFVFVLCWLPFQICMFLDTLYYFNIISGCLWINGLDIATQLSTYLGYSNSSLNPFLYVIVGKHFRQRAKGLFVQFLNFGSQGVSPAYKISKNSSLRNTESTRL; encoded by the coding sequence ATGATTTTGAACACGACTGCCGGGCCATCCCTGGAGCTGTCTGACAGGGAGCTGCTGGAGTGTAACCATACAGAGGCCTGGGACTGGGTGTACTCCATTCAGCCGGCctacatgtctgtcatctgctttCTGGGTGTGTTCAGCAATGCCTTTGTCCTGTCTGTGTTCTGCATCCAGAGAGGGCACTGTTCTGTCGCGGACATCTATCTGGGGAACCTGGCTGCTGCAGATTTGCTCATGGTCTCCTGCCTTCCCTTCTGGGTCATCACGGTCATCCACAAGTTCAACTGGTCATTCGGTGAGCCAATGTGCCAACTGGTCAGCCTTGTAATTGGTATGAATTACTACTGTAGTGTCCTGTTCCTTACGCTGGTTAGCCTGGACCGTTACCTAGTGCTGGTGAGGCCCATGTCGATGGGCAGGCGAAGAGGCGCCAAACAAGCCAAAGCCATCTGTGTAGTAATCTGGCTTGCTGGATTTTTCCTCAGCCTTCCTGCGTTGCTCTTTCGCTCAGTGCGATTTTTCCCTGAATTAGAGGCTGAGGCATGCTACCTGGAATACCCTCATGACGGTTGGAGGGTGCGCTACAACATGACGGTCAATGTGGTGGGCTTTCTGGTCCCAGTGCCCCTGGTATGCTATTGTAGTTATCACATCATCACAGCCCTCGGGGACAAACAAGTCAGGAGGTGCTCATCTGTATCAACAGAAAGAAAGGCTGCAGTCTTGGTGCTCGCTGTCCTGTTCGTTTTTGTTCTCTGCTGGCTGCCTTTTCAGATTTGTATGTTTCTGGACACCCTGTATTACTTTAACATTATCTCTGGTTGCCTCTGGATCAACGGTCTGGACATAGCAACCCAGCTGTCCACCTACCTCGGGTACAGCAACAGCTCTCTCAACCCCTTCCTGTACGTGATAGTAGGTAAACACTTCAGGCAAAGAGCTAAAGGACTTTTCGTGCAGTTTCTGAACTTTGGAAGTCAAGGAGTCTCTCCTGCTTACAAAATCTCAAAAAACTCAAGTCTCAGAAACACAGAGTCCACCAGGCTGTGA
- the LOC103031022 gene encoding B2 bradykinin receptor, with protein MEPEITGTIPTSIFPTNHTNVSECPDSEAWAWLHTMQPIYMYVICVLGIIGNVFVLLVFCLHKKACTVAEIYLGNLAAADLLLMCCLPFWAINVANGFDWQFGSVMCRLVNTGIKMNMYCSVYFLVLVSADRYIALVHAMSHGRMRRPWYAKLSCVAVWSLGVLLSIPTLKFRTVEYISVYDVTACILAYPSPEAEVAFDILLILLGFVIPVSVISYCTWKIIDALRKQVIDRFNAVNTEKKATVLVLVVLLAFLICWVPFHLVTVLDLMVRFKALGGCTLQSLLDICNQIFTYLALSNSVLNPILYVIVGKNFRKKVKVLLEQITHQGTKLGGSTRSQLSSTLKTFA; from the coding sequence atggagCCAGAAATCACAGGAACCATACCTACATCGATTTTCCCCACCAATCACACCAATGTTAGCGAGTGCCCTGACTCTGAGGCCTGGGCCTGGCTACACACCATGCAGCCGATCTACATGTATGTGATCTGTGTGCTTGGAATCATAGGAAACGTCTTCGTCCTGCTGGTCTTTTGCCTGCATAAGAAGGCCTGCACTGTGGCTGAGATATACCTGGGGAACCTGGCTGCCGCTGACCTCCTCCTGATGTGCTGTCTGCCTTTCTGGGCGATCAACGTGGCCAACGGCTTCGACTGGCAGTTTGGCTCCGTGATGTGCCGCCTGGTCAACACAGGCATCAAAATGAACATGTACTGTAGTGTCTACTTCCTGGTGCTGGTGAGCGCGGACCGGTACATTGCGCTGGTTCACGCCATGTCTCATGGTAGAATGCGGCGACCCTGGTATGCTAAGCTCAGCTGCGTTGCTGTGTGGAGCCTAGGGGTGCTCCTCAGTATCCCAACGCTCAAGTTCAGGACTGTAGAGTACATTTCAGTTTATGACGTAACAGCATGCATACTGGCCTACCCCAGCCCTGAAGCAGAAGTAGCCTTTGACATTCTGCTCATTCTGCTGGGCTTCGTCATTCCTGTGTCCGTCATATCCTACTGCACCTGGAAAATCATAGATGCCCTACGTAAGCAGGTCATAGACAGGTTCAATGCAGTCAATACAGAAAAGAAGGCCACAGTTCTGGTGCTGGTGGTTCTACTGGCTTTCCTGATCTGCTGGGTTCCTTTTCATCTGGTGACAGTTCTGGATCTGATGGTGCGATTCAAAGCATTAGGTGGATGCACACTGCAAAGTCTCCTAGATATCTGTAACCAGATTTTCACATACTTAGCCCTAAGCAACAGTGTCCTCAATCCCATCCTGTATGTTATAGTTGGAAAGAACTTCCGAAAGAAAGTGAAGGTGCTCCTGGAGCAAATCACCCACCAAGGAACTAAACTGGGAGGTTCAACAAGATCACAGCTATCATCAACTCTAAAGACTTTCGCATGA